The following proteins are co-located in the Sphingorhabdus lutea genome:
- the fabD gene encoding ACP S-malonyltransferase, which produces MRAFIFPGQGSQHVGMGKALAEASPTAKAVFQEVDDVLNQHLFKLMCEGPESDLTLTENAQPAIMANAIATLRVMEVEGGMNLAEKAACVAGHSLGEYSALCAAGVFDLATTAKLLKLRGQAMQKAVPVGEGSMAALLGADIEKAEALANAAAQGEICTVANDNDPGQVVISGAKGAIDRAIEMVKDHGIKRGILLPVSAPFHCPMMAPAGEAMAEALADVAFGKCVVDLYANVTAAKTCNNEEISDLLVRQVTGRVRWRETAINMAADGVTYSVELGGKVLSPMMKRSAADMQTASILTMDDIENFLKEL; this is translated from the coding sequence ATGCGTGCATTTATTTTTCCAGGGCAGGGCAGTCAACATGTTGGCATGGGCAAGGCATTGGCCGAGGCAAGTCCGACGGCAAAGGCGGTTTTTCAAGAAGTTGATGATGTTCTGAACCAGCATTTATTTAAATTAATGTGCGAAGGGCCGGAATCCGATTTGACCTTAACCGAAAATGCGCAGCCCGCAATCATGGCCAACGCCATTGCAACATTGCGCGTGATGGAGGTTGAGGGCGGTATGAATTTGGCAGAAAAAGCCGCCTGTGTCGCGGGGCATAGTCTTGGCGAATATAGCGCATTATGCGCGGCGGGGGTGTTTGACCTTGCCACCACCGCAAAGTTGTTGAAATTGCGCGGACAGGCAATGCAAAAGGCTGTGCCCGTGGGGGAGGGCAGCATGGCGGCTTTGCTGGGCGCGGATATTGAAAAGGCCGAGGCATTGGCAAATGCAGCGGCGCAGGGTGAAATTTGCACCGTGGCCAATGATAATGACCCAGGCCAAGTTGTTATTTCCGGCGCAAAGGGCGCGATTGACCGTGCGATTGAAATGGTAAAGGATCATGGCATTAAACGCGGCATATTATTGCCCGTATCCGCGCCATTTCATTGCCCCATGATGGCACCCGCAGGTGAAGCAATGGCCGAAGCATTGGCCGATGTGGCATTTGGGAAATGCGTGGTTGATTTATATGCCAATGTCACCGCCGCCAAAACATGCAATAACGAAGAAATATCCGATTTATTGGTGCGGCAGGTAACGGGCAGGGTGCGGTGGCGCGAAACCGCCATCAATATGGCGGCCGATGGCGTGACATATAGCGTGGAATTGGGCGGCAAGGTGTTGTCCCCCATGATGAAGCGCAGCGCAGCGGACATGCAAACAGCATCCATTTTGACCATGGATGATATTGAAAATTTCTTAAAGGAGTTATGA
- the fabG gene encoding 3-oxoacyl-ACP reductase FabG, which produces MFDLTGKTALVTGASGGIGSAIAHALAAQGAQVVLSGTRQIVLAEVKATMKGDNHEVVACNLSDAEDVENLIPAVIEKVGKLDILVNNAGITRDNLAMRMKDDEWADVIRVNLESNFRLARAAARPMMKARFGRIISITSVVGATGNPGQANYAASKAGVVGMSKALAQELASRGITVNCVAPGFIATPMTDVLPDAQKDALNGRIPMGRMGEGSDIGAAVAYLASNEAGYMTGQTLHVNGGMAML; this is translated from the coding sequence ATGTTTGATTTAACGGGAAAAACTGCATTGGTAACGGGTGCAAGCGGCGGTATTGGCAGCGCGATTGCCCATGCATTGGCCGCTCAGGGGGCGCAGGTTGTTTTGTCGGGTACACGCCAAATTGTTCTGGCCGAGGTAAAAGCAACAATGAAAGGCGATAATCATGAGGTGGTAGCATGTAATTTATCCGATGCCGAAGATGTTGAAAATTTAATCCCTGCGGTGATTGAAAAGGTCGGTAAATTGGACATTTTGGTCAATAATGCCGGCATTACCCGCGATAATTTGGCGATGCGGATGAAGGATGATGAATGGGCGGATGTCATACGCGTTAATTTGGAATCAAATTTTCGCCTTGCCCGCGCGGCGGCCCGTCCAATGATGAAGGCGCGATTTGGCCGAATTATTTCTATTACCAGCGTGGTCGGCGCAACGGGAAATCCAGGGCAAGCAAATTATGCCGCATCAAAAGCGGGCGTTGTCGGCATGTCCAAGGCATTGGCACAGGAATTGGCAAGCAGGGGCATTACGGTCAATTGTGTTGCACCTGGTTTTATCGCCACGCCCATGACCGATGTGTTGCCTGATGCGCAAAAAGATGCACTAAATGGCCGGATTCCCATGGGCCGGATGGGCGAGGGAAGCGACATTGGCGCGGCAGTGGCCTATTTAGCATCAAATGAGGCGGGTTATATGACGGGCCAAACTTTGCACGTAAATGGCGGCATGGCGATGTTGTAA
- a CDS encoding acyl carrier protein: MSDTAERVQKIVVEHLGVEADKVNPEASFIDDLGADSLDIVELVMAFEEEFNVEIPDEAAQDIATVKDAIDFIEKQA, translated from the coding sequence ATGAGTGATACAGCAGAACGGGTACAAAAAATTGTTGTCGAACATTTGGGCGTCGAAGCCGATAAGGTAAATCCAGAAGCAAGCTTTATCGATGATCTTGGCGCGGATAGCCTTGACATTGTTGAATTGGTTATGGCTTTTGAAGAAGAATTTAACGTAGAAATTCCTGATGAAGCTGCACAAGATATTGCAACCGTTAAGGACGCAATCGACTTTATTGAAAAGCAGGCTTAA
- the fabF gene encoding beta-ketoacyl-ACP synthase II: protein MRRVVVTGLGLVTPLGADVETSWANILASKSGAGTITRFDASNQKCTIACEVKPADHEYGFDPNKRVDHKVQRQVDPFIVYGIDAAGQALEDAGLTEMTEQQRYRAGCSIGSGIGGLPGIESESLILAEKGPGRVSPHFVHGRLINLISGQVSIKYGLMGPNHAVVTACSTGAHSIGDAARMIRDDDCDIMLAGGAESTICPIGIAGFAQARALNMTYNDRPEAASRPYDKDRDGFVMGEGAGVVVLEEYEHAKARGAKIYAEIVGYGLSGDAHHVTAPHPEGLGAYRAMEMALKKSGLTTADIDYVNAHGTSTMADTIELASVKRLFGDDIANMSMSSTKSAIGHLLGGAGAVEAIFCILAIRDQIVPPTLNLDNPDEGTDGVDLVPHIAKKRQVRAVLNNSFGFGGTNASLIMKAI from the coding sequence ATGCGCCGTGTTGTTGTAACGGGATTGGGTTTGGTCACGCCATTGGGCGCGGATGTTGAAACAAGCTGGGCAAATATTTTGGCCTCTAAATCAGGGGCGGGAACAATTACCCGTTTTGATGCATCCAACCAAAAATGCACCATTGCATGCGAAGTTAAGCCAGCGGATCATGAATATGGCTTTGACCCCAATAAACGCGTGGATCACAAGGTTCAGCGGCAGGTTGATCCATTTATTGTTTATGGCATTGATGCGGCGGGACAGGCATTGGAAGATGCCGGATTGACCGAAATGACCGAACAGCAGCGTTATCGCGCAGGATGTTCAATCGGGTCGGGCATTGGCGGTTTGCCGGGCATTGAATCTGAATCATTGATATTGGCGGAAAAAGGCCCAGGCCGAGTCAGCCCGCATTTTGTGCATGGACGCCTTATCAACCTTATCTCCGGTCAGGTTAGCATTAAATATGGCCTGATGGGGCCAAATCATGCGGTTGTGACTGCTTGTTCAACGGGCGCACACTCCATTGGTGATGCGGCGCGGATGATTCGCGACGATGATTGTGATATTATGTTGGCGGGCGGTGCTGAAAGCACCATTTGCCCGATTGGCATTGCCGGCTTTGCACAGGCGCGCGCGCTCAACATGACCTATAATGACCGACCAGAGGCAGCCAGCCGCCCTTATGATAAGGACCGTGACGGCTTTGTCATGGGCGAGGGCGCGGGTGTTGTCGTGTTGGAAGAATATGAACATGCAAAGGCACGCGGCGCAAAAATTTATGCCGAAATTGTTGGCTATGGCCTTTCGGGAGATGCGCATCATGTCACCGCGCCGCATCCAGAAGGCCTTGGCGCATATCGCGCCATGGAAATGGCATTGAAAAAATCTGGTCTGACCACGGCGGATATTGATTATGTCAATGCCCATGGCACATCAACCATGGCGGATACCATTGAATTGGCGTCGGTAAAGCGGTTATTTGGCGATGATATTGCCAATATGTCGATGAGCTCGACCAAATCAGCCATTGGCCATTTATTGGGCGGAGCAGGGGCTGTAGAGGCGATTTTCTGTATCCTTGCTATTCGTGACCAAATTGTGCCGCCCACATTAAATTTGGATAATCCTGATGAGGGAACGGACGGCGTTGACCTTGTCCCCCATATTGCCAAAAAACGTCAGGTGCGGGCTGTTTTGAACAATAGCTTTGGTTTTGGCGGCACCAATGCCAGCCTGATTATGAAGGCGATATAA
- the mltG gene encoding endolytic transglycosylase MltG, translating into MRKFGCLIFGIFALAAVLIGGNFVYGWTAAGPSERDVTVVIPKGASLTKAAKQLEEADLLKSADAFLFRAKILGGGTSIKPGEYLIPAGASNRDILNIIQGGKVRQRLVTITEGMPSIMVYERLMAIEELSGDIDVPAEGSVMPESYSFQKGESRAKVLGRMQDAMTKAIDELWAKRSPNTVVKTPQEAIILAAIVEKETQIAAERPIVAGVYSNRLRQNMMLQADPTIIYPITKGKPLGRRILKSEIQSVNDYNTYAMIGLPKGPIANPSKASIEAVLNPAKTNALYFVADGKGGHIFADTLAEHNANVEKWYAIRKQRGEM; encoded by the coding sequence ATGCGCAAATTTGGCTGCTTAATTTTTGGTATTTTCGCATTGGCGGCGGTGCTGATTGGTGGAAATTTTGTTTATGGTTGGACGGCGGCAGGGCCATCTGAACGTGACGTCACCGTGGTTATTCCCAAGGGGGCGTCGTTAACAAAGGCGGCCAAGCAGCTTGAGGAGGCCGATTTATTAAAATCCGCCGATGCATTTTTATTTCGCGCCAAAATTTTGGGCGGCGGGACCAGCATAAAGCCGGGTGAATATTTAATCCCCGCAGGGGCCAGCAACCGCGATATTTTGAATATTATTCAAGGTGGCAAGGTTCGGCAAAGATTGGTCACCATAACAGAGGGGATGCCCTCTATCATGGTATATGAGCGTTTAATGGCCATTGAGGAGTTAAGCGGCGATATTGATGTGCCAGCCGAGGGGTCGGTCATGCCCGAAAGCTATAGCTTTCAAAAGGGCGAAAGCCGCGCCAAAGTGCTGGGCCGTATGCAGGATGCCATGACCAAGGCAATTGATGAGCTTTGGGCGAAACGATCCCCCAATACGGTTGTTAAAACGCCGCAAGAGGCCATTATTTTGGCCGCCATTGTGGAAAAAGAAACCCAAATTGCGGCTGAACGCCCCATTGTTGCGGGGGTTTATTCCAATCGCCTGCGCCAAAATATGATGTTACAGGCCGATCCCACCATTATTTACCCAATTACAAAGGGTAAACCGCTGGGCCGGCGGATTTTGAAATCTGAAATCCAATCGGTTAATGATTATAATACTTATGCGATGATTGGCCTGCCCAAAGGGCCGATTGCCAATCCATCGAAAGCATCGATTGAGGCGGTGTTGAACCCTGCAAAAACCAATGCCCTTTATTTTGTTGCCGATGGCAAGGGTGGGCATATTTTTGCTGATACATTGGCCGAACATAATGCCAATGTGGAAAAATGGTATGCCATTCGTAAACAGCGCGGTGAAATGTAA
- a CDS encoding 2'-5' RNA ligase family protein has product MMNDELCPIILTAQFDAKNQAWANKLRQTHFPAERNYLDAHLTLFHHLPPHHQAEIFAMCKNLCAQYAPLNAQIDRLIHLGRGVAYHVDCPALVHLRQEMAHAFHGLLTQQDQHKPRLHITIQNKVIPAEAKNLLENLQADFTPRDMTITGFAAHAYKGGPWELLKKWQFRGQIRAG; this is encoded by the coding sequence ATGATGAATGATGAGCTATGCCCCATAATATTAACCGCGCAATTTGATGCAAAAAATCAGGCATGGGCCAATAAGCTGCGCCAGACGCATTTTCCGGCGGAAAGAAACTATTTGGATGCGCATTTAACCCTATTTCACCATTTGCCGCCGCATCATCAGGCAGAGATATTTGCGATGTGCAAAAATTTATGCGCGCAATATGCCCCGTTAAACGCCCAGATTGACCGTTTAATACATTTGGGACGCGGCGTTGCCTATCATGTCGATTGCCCCGCATTGGTGCATCTGCGCCAAGAAATGGCGCATGCATTTCATGGATTGTTAACCCAGCAGGATCAACATAAGCCCCGTTTGCATATAACCATTCAAAATAAGGTTATTCCTGCAGAGGCAAAAAATTTATTGGAAAATTTACAGGCGGATTTCACCCCGCGCGACATGACCATTACCGGCTTTGCCGCCCATGCATATAAGGGCGGGCCGTGGGAATTATTAAAAAAATGGCAATTTCGGGGGCAAATTCGCGCCGGATAA
- a CDS encoding hydrolase 1, exosortase A system-associated — MKISPAQGPKMTVERTFFYRDCMGDQIAMTMDKPTIPANKIGIVIVSGGNEIRTGAHRGQAKLSRELAKKGFTILRYDRRGVGDSTGKNKGFMHARDDIFCALTAICDDEIGMEKIFIIGNCDAATSIAINAHAASEQFPKLSGHILTNPWTIDIAEPNQINAAAPHNAVKDDLPSAAAIRARYLKKITDPAAWKQLLSGGTNIGKIFAGLKKSFQKNNLSVTGKIYFDALSSLNQPTKILLAQHDNTAISFYEIWKGKYGHAARANPHIHLAKLDSASHSFADEQSFDWLITQITDYIIEI; from the coding sequence ATGAAAATTTCACCAGCGCAGGGGCCGAAAATGACGGTTGAGCGCACATTTTTTTACCGTGATTGTATGGGTGACCAAATCGCCATGACCATGGACAAACCCACAATTCCGGCGAATAAAATCGGCATTGTCATTGTGTCGGGTGGCAATGAAATCCGCACTGGCGCACATAGAGGGCAAGCAAAATTGTCTCGTGAATTGGCCAAAAAGGGCTTTACCATTTTGCGATATGATCGGCGCGGTGTGGGCGACAGCACGGGTAAAAACAAAGGTTTCATGCATGCACGTGACGATATTTTTTGCGCCTTAACCGCAATTTGCGATGATGAAATCGGCATGGAAAAAATATTCATTATTGGCAATTGCGATGCCGCGACCTCCATTGCCATAAATGCACATGCCGCATCGGAGCAATTTCCCAAATTATCCGGCCATATATTGACCAACCCATGGACAATTGACATTGCCGAACCAAATCAAATTAACGCCGCAGCGCCCCATAATGCCGTCAAGGATGATTTACCCTCCGCCGCGGCAATACGCGCGCGATATTTGAAAAAAATAACCGATCCCGCCGCATGGAAGCAATTATTATCCGGCGGGACAAATATTGGCAAAATCTTTGCCGGATTAAAAAAATCATTTCAAAAAAATAATCTGTCAGTCACAGGTAAAATATATTTTGACGCGCTGTCATCGCTTAATCAACCAACAAAAATATTATTGGCACAGCATGATAATACCGCCATTTCATTTTATGAAATTTGGAAAGGCAAATATGGCCATGCCGCCCGCGCAAACCCGCATATTCATTTGGCCAAATTGGACAGCGCGTCACATAGCTTTGCCGATGAACAATCCTTTGACTGGCTCATCACCCAAATCACCGATTATATAATTGAAATTTAA